In Anaerolineales bacterium, the following are encoded in one genomic region:
- the gatA gene encoding Asp-tRNA(Asn)/Glu-tRNA(Gln) amidotransferase subunit GatA: MSDLHSLTVAQILEGLQTGAFSSRELTQTYLARIQAHNPRLNAYLYVDAEGALAAAQAADERRSQAGDPARLPPLLGLPIAVKDVLAVAGMPATCGSRILEGFVPSYNASAVQRLLDAGVVILGKTNTDEFAMGSSTENSAYGITRNPWDEQRVPGGSSGGSAAAVAAGLAPVALGTDTGGSVRQPAAFCGLSGLKTSYGRVSRYGLIAYGSSLDTIGVLARSAQDAALVLNVMGGYDPRDATTLEQAAPDIHLNGNATLKGLRIGVPQEYFIEGLQPEVEQAVRAAIAQLETLGAEVRPVSLPHTEYALPVYYIIAPAEASANLARFDGVRYGLRAEQDNLIEMFKHSRGQGFGPEVKRRIMIGTYALSAGYYDAYYGQAQKVRTLIRDDFARAFEQVDLIAAPATPSSAFPIGAHAEDPIQMYLEDVFTLPANLAGVPGLCIPAGFDSQGLPLGLQLLGPHFSEERLLAAAHAYQQVSDHHTRRPVLA; the protein is encoded by the coding sequence GTGAGCGACCTGCACTCCCTGACGGTTGCACAAATTCTGGAGGGTTTGCAAACCGGCGCATTCAGCAGCCGGGAGCTAACCCAAACCTACCTGGCCCGTATCCAGGCCCACAACCCGCGCCTCAACGCCTACCTGTATGTGGACGCCGAAGGCGCCCTGGCCGCTGCTCAAGCCGCCGATGAGCGCCGTTCCCAGGCAGGCGACCCCGCCCGCCTGCCGCCTCTGTTGGGCCTGCCCATCGCGGTCAAAGATGTGCTGGCGGTGGCTGGTATGCCCGCCACCTGTGGCTCGCGCATTCTGGAGGGTTTTGTGCCCAGCTACAACGCCAGCGCCGTGCAGCGCTTGCTGGATGCCGGTGTGGTCATTTTGGGCAAAACCAATACGGATGAATTCGCCATGGGCTCATCCACCGAAAACTCAGCCTACGGCATTACCCGCAACCCCTGGGACGAACAACGCGTGCCGGGCGGCTCCAGCGGCGGCAGCGCCGCCGCCGTGGCGGCTGGCCTGGCGCCCGTAGCGCTGGGCACGGACACCGGCGGCTCCGTGCGCCAGCCGGCCGCCTTCTGCGGCCTGAGCGGGCTGAAGACCAGCTACGGCCGCGTCTCCCGCTACGGCCTGATCGCCTACGGCTCTTCGCTGGATACCATCGGCGTGCTGGCTCGCAGCGCCCAAGACGCCGCCCTGGTGCTGAACGTGATGGGCGGCTACGACCCGCGCGACGCCACCACGCTGGAGCAGGCCGCGCCGGACATCCACCTGAATGGCAATGCCACGCTCAAAGGCCTGCGCATCGGCGTCCCGCAGGAATACTTTATTGAGGGCTTGCAACCGGAGGTGGAGCAGGCCGTGCGCGCCGCCATCGCCCAGCTGGAAACGCTGGGTGCCGAAGTGCGCCCGGTCAGCCTGCCACACACCGAATACGCTCTGCCGGTCTACTACATCATTGCCCCCGCCGAAGCTTCGGCCAACCTGGCCCGCTTTGACGGCGTGCGCTATGGCCTGCGCGCCGAGCAGGACAATCTCATTGAAATGTTCAAACATTCGCGCGGTCAGGGCTTTGGCCCTGAGGTCAAGCGCCGCATCATGATCGGCACTTACGCCCTCTCGGCGGGCTATTACGATGCCTATTACGGCCAAGCCCAAAAGGTGCGCACCTTGATCCGCGACGATTTTGCGCGTGCCTTTGAGCAGGTCGACCTGATCGCCGCGCCGGCTACGCCGTCCAGCGCGTTCCCCATCGGCGCACATGCCGAAGACCCGATCCAGATGTACTTGGAAGACGTCTTCACCCTGCCGGCCAACCTGGCGGGCGTGCCCGGCCTATGCATCCCGGCCGGCTTTGACAGCCAGGGTCTGCCGCTCGGCCTGCAGCTGCTGGGGCCGCACTTCTCTGAAGAACGCCTGCTGGCTGCCGCGCATGCCTATCAGCAGGTCAGCGATCACCATACCCGGCGGCCGGTCCTGGCATGA
- a CDS encoding class I SAM-dependent methyltransferase has translation MKTLFTDIPNAVLDRMHTLEQRDARDRQDGTPQLKRLRQIPAETGMLLALLAQAAPRGLMVEVGASAGYSALWLSLAAQRRAGRFVTYELLPEKVELARETFAKAGVENWVELVHGDARSHLRQLEDIAFCFLDCEKEMYSEVYESVVPRLVAGGLFVADNVVSHQEELVAFVEAARRDASVDAAVLPVGKGLLVCTKREDK, from the coding sequence ATGAAAACGCTGTTCACCGATATTCCCAACGCGGTGCTGGACCGCATGCACACGCTGGAACAGCGCGACGCGCGCGACCGCCAGGACGGCACGCCCCAGCTCAAACGCCTGCGCCAGATCCCCGCCGAGACCGGCATGTTGCTAGCACTCCTGGCCCAGGCCGCCCCGCGCGGCCTGATGGTCGAGGTGGGCGCCAGCGCCGGTTATTCGGCTCTGTGGTTGTCTTTGGCTGCCCAGCGTCGCGCCGGGCGCTTTGTGACCTATGAATTGCTCCCCGAAAAGGTGGAGCTGGCCCGCGAGACCTTTGCCAAGGCAGGCGTGGAAAACTGGGTGGAGCTGGTCCACGGGGACGCCCGTTCGCACCTGCGCCAGCTGGAAGATATTGCCTTCTGTTTCCTCGATTGCGAAAAAGAAATGTACAGCGAAGTCTACGAAAGCGTTGTGCCCCGCCTGGTAGCCGGCGGCTTGTTCGTGGCGGACAATGTGGTCAGCCACCAGGAAGAACTGGTCGCTTTTGTTGAGGCCGCCCGGCGTGATGCCAGTGTGGACGCCGCCGTTTTGCCAGTGGGCAAAGGCTTGTTGGTTTGCACCAAGAGGGAAGACAAATGA
- a CDS encoding trypsin-like peptidase domain-containing protein produces the protein MFPVRFRLFSLALVLGLVQIACSGGSPAPSNEQPNTVTATEAADLPRSRGIANLAVPFEGVVQIWAGYYDQAGEFQIGWTGSGTIITPDGLILTNAHVVLPDRYFAVDELIVALTVNQDQEPQPAFFAEVLQADEALDLAVIRVTHDYDGVAVEYSALDLPYVSLGDADSLNLGDELTILGYPGIGGETVTLTRGAVSGFTSEQPYGARAFIKTNATIAGGNSGGLAVDTEGYLVGVPTQLGYGGDDQFVDCRVLVDTNRDGVVDDMDNCVPTGGFINALRPVTLALPLIQAAQRGEFNISGGSAQPVSSSGGSSFVDDFSDANSGWDVYSYESGSAYYFGGEFYLEDVEGSPYYVSLLHQTHANVEISADLRIVENEGDENEFSLSCRYVDADNGYEFRIFADGWVGISKWLGGEYISLSDPAPAVDPLEGRSARITAVCDGERLTLLVDGEQVAEASDDSFSTGNIGIAAYAAVGERFVVAVDNFSATSLSASQAGDWEQIYFDDFSSTSTGWNESNDQEFARYYLNGRYYMEVMPTESYSLSVQSGSIEDVVLNVDVNIEQPSHQGDVGLLCRYIDADNYYALEVSEDGYYSIWKMVDGEFNELVKWTTSSLIPTDSEPFALNASCEGAQLSLGINGELLATTTDTDLTSGRVGLFAGTLDHGGLVVSFDNFEVLAP, from the coding sequence ATGTTCCCTGTCCGTTTTCGCCTTTTCAGCCTCGCCCTGGTTCTGGGTCTGGTGCAAATCGCCTGCTCGGGCGGCAGCCCTGCCCCCAGCAATGAGCAGCCCAACACCGTGACGGCCACAGAGGCCGCCGATCTGCCGCGCAGCCGCGGCATTGCCAACCTGGCCGTGCCCTTTGAAGGCGTGGTCCAAATTTGGGCCGGGTATTACGACCAGGCCGGGGAATTCCAGATCGGCTGGACCGGCTCTGGCACCATCATCACCCCTGACGGTCTGATCCTGACCAATGCGCATGTGGTCCTGCCCGATCGCTACTTTGCTGTGGACGAGCTGATTGTGGCTCTCACCGTCAACCAGGACCAGGAGCCGCAGCCAGCCTTCTTCGCTGAAGTGCTGCAGGCTGACGAAGCGCTGGACCTGGCGGTGATCCGGGTGACCCACGACTATGACGGCGTTGCCGTGGAATACAGCGCGCTGGACCTGCCTTATGTCTCGCTGGGCGATGCGGATTCGCTCAACCTGGGCGACGAGCTCACCATTCTAGGCTATCCCGGCATTGGCGGGGAGACGGTGACCTTGACGCGCGGTGCGGTCAGCGGCTTCACCAGCGAGCAGCCCTATGGGGCGCGGGCCTTCATCAAAACCAATGCGACCATCGCCGGCGGCAACAGTGGCGGCCTGGCCGTGGATACCGAAGGCTACCTGGTGGGTGTGCCCACCCAGCTGGGCTACGGTGGCGATGACCAGTTCGTCGACTGCCGCGTACTGGTGGACACCAATCGCGACGGCGTGGTGGACGATATGGACAACTGCGTGCCCACCGGCGGCTTTATCAACGCCCTGCGCCCGGTGACCCTGGCCCTGCCGCTGATCCAGGCGGCCCAACGCGGCGAGTTCAATATTTCCGGCGGGTCCGCTCAACCGGTCAGCAGCTCCGGGGGCAGCAGCTTTGTCGATGACTTCTCAGACGCCAACAGCGGCTGGGATGTGTATTCTTATGAATCCGGCTCCGCCTACTACTTTGGCGGCGAGTTTTACCTGGAAGATGTTGAAGGCAGCCCGTACTACGTCAGCCTCTTGCACCAGACCCATGCCAACGTGGAGATCAGCGCCGATCTGCGCATTGTCGAGAACGAAGGCGACGAGAACGAATTCAGCCTGAGCTGCCGCTATGTGGACGCCGACAATGGCTATGAGTTCCGCATCTTTGCCGATGGTTGGGTGGGCATTTCCAAGTGGCTGGGAGGCGAATACATTAGCCTTTCTGATCCTGCTCCGGCCGTGGATCCTTTAGAGGGGCGCAGCGCTCGCATCACCGCGGTTTGCGACGGCGAACGCCTGACCTTGCTGGTGGATGGTGAACAGGTCGCCGAAGCCTCGGATGACAGCTTCTCCACCGGCAATATCGGCATCGCGGCCTACGCGGCGGTAGGCGAGCGCTTTGTGGTGGCGGTAGACAACTTCTCCGCCACCTCGCTGAGCGCCAGCCAAGCGGGTGATTGGGAACAGATCTATTTCGACGACTTCTCCAGCACCTCCACTGGTTGGAATGAAAGCAACGACCAGGAGTTCGCCCGCTACTACCTGAATGGCCGTTACTACATGGAGGTCATGCCGACCGAATCGTACTCGCTGAGTGTGCAGTCCGGCTCGATTGAAGATGTGGTCCTCAATGTGGATGTCAACATTGAGCAGCCTTCCCACCAGGGCGATGTTGGCCTGCTCTGCCGCTACATTGACGCGGACAATTACTACGCTTTGGAAGTCTCCGAGGATGGCTATTACAGCATCTGGAAAATGGTTGATGGCGAATTCAACGAGTTGGTTAAGTGGACCACCTCTTCGCTGATCCCCACCGACAGCGAACCGTTTGCACTCAACGCCTCTTGCGAGGGCGCCCAGCTTTCTCTGGGCATCAACGGCGAACTGCTGGCCACCACCACGGATACTGACTTGACCTCCGGCCGGGTGGGCCTGTTTGCTGGCACGCTGGATCACGGCGGCCTGGTGGTCTCCTTCGACAACTTTGAGGTCTTGGCGCCCTAG
- a CDS encoding ABC transporter ATP-binding protein: MATNSLPAHHAAEFTLPERYPTNRSGPLPWLFSRLWHYWPLTVMLLLGALSNGALATYVPVIIGDAYEAITQTPARLDILGQLVVTLLVSQIIRSGLQFARNFGAEWLGQLFERDVREELYVNLLGKSMTFHSLQSVGDTMARATNDVREINLMFNPGLNLVIGASFFLFGPIAAAYPIHPQLVLTPLLFTIAYALAIWRYLVQMAPLTREVRESFGALNSRLSEALDGIETVKGMSQEEGEVSLFARNVQRFRDAFVQQGYLEARFLPMLLMGLAQAAGLWHSLALYQQGQLLMGDVIAYFGLLQLFGFPVFTSLFAYSQVSLGVASAARILDLMNNETDLDQNVSGRQAKMTGEIEFRNVTFAYEDDDPAVEGISFKVPAGQTVAIVGQTGVGKTTLAKLVNRTYDVTSGAVLVDGVDVREWNLESLRLQISIIEQDIFLFSRSLADNIAFGVPNASRADIEQAAKLAQAHDFIMEFKNGYDTIVGDRGVTLSGGQRQRVALARAFLTDPAVLILDDSTSAIDSATEDMIQRAIYAAAKDRTTLIITHRLSQIRWADQIVVLRGGKVAAAGSHDDLMKTSPAYRRIFSE, translated from the coding sequence ATGGCAACCAATAGTCTTCCTGCGCATCACGCGGCAGAATTCACACTGCCCGAACGGTACCCCACCAACCGCAGCGGGCCGCTGCCCTGGCTGTTCTCGCGCTTGTGGCATTACTGGCCGCTGACCGTCATGCTGCTGCTCGGCGCCCTGTCCAATGGGGCCCTGGCCACCTATGTGCCCGTCATCATCGGTGACGCCTACGAAGCCATCACGCAAACACCCGCCCGCCTGGACATCCTGGGCCAGCTGGTGGTGACCCTGCTGGTCAGCCAGATCATCCGCAGCGGCTTGCAGTTTGCCCGCAACTTCGGGGCCGAGTGGCTGGGCCAGCTCTTCGAGCGCGATGTGCGCGAAGAGCTCTACGTCAACCTGCTGGGAAAGAGCATGACCTTCCACAGCTTGCAGTCTGTGGGCGACACCATGGCCCGCGCCACCAACGATGTACGTGAGATTAACCTGATGTTCAACCCCGGGCTGAACCTGGTGATCGGCGCCAGCTTCTTCCTGTTCGGCCCGATTGCCGCTGCCTACCCAATCCACCCGCAGTTGGTACTCACCCCACTCCTGTTCACCATCGCCTACGCCCTGGCGATTTGGCGTTACCTGGTGCAGATGGCACCCCTGACCCGTGAAGTGCGCGAGAGCTTCGGCGCGCTGAACTCGCGCTTGTCCGAGGCGCTGGACGGCATCGAAACCGTCAAGGGCATGTCCCAAGAAGAGGGCGAAGTCTCCCTCTTCGCCCGTAACGTGCAACGCTTCCGGGATGCTTTTGTGCAGCAGGGCTACCTGGAAGCCCGCTTCCTGCCCATGCTCCTTATGGGCCTGGCCCAGGCGGCCGGCCTGTGGCATTCGCTGGCGCTTTACCAGCAGGGCCAACTGCTGATGGGCGACGTCATCGCCTATTTCGGCCTGCTGCAGTTGTTTGGCTTCCCGGTGTTCACTTCGCTGTTTGCCTATTCGCAGGTCTCTTTGGGCGTGGCCAGCGCGGCGCGCATTCTGGACCTGATGAATAACGAGACCGACCTGGACCAGAACGTCAGTGGCCGCCAGGCCAAAATGACCGGCGAGATCGAATTCCGCAACGTGACCTTCGCTTACGAAGATGACGACCCCGCCGTGGAGGGCATCTCTTTCAAGGTGCCTGCCGGGCAAACCGTGGCGATCGTGGGCCAGACCGGCGTGGGCAAAACCACGCTGGCCAAGCTGGTCAACCGCACCTACGACGTGACCAGCGGGGCGGTACTGGTGGACGGCGTGGACGTGCGCGAATGGAACCTGGAATCGCTGCGTCTGCAAATTTCGATCATCGAGCAGGACATCTTTTTGTTCTCGCGCAGCCTGGCAGACAACATCGCCTTTGGCGTGCCTAATGCCAGCCGCGCCGATATTGAGCAGGCTGCCAAGCTGGCCCAGGCGCATGACTTCATCATGGAATTCAAGAACGGCTACGACACGATTGTCGGCGACCGCGGCGTGACCCTCTCGGGCGGCCAGCGCCAGCGCGTGGCCCTGGCGCGTGCTTTCCTCACCGACCCGGCCGTGCTTATCCTGGACGATTCGACCAGCGCCATCGACAGCGCCACGGAGGACATGATCCAGCGCGCCATTTACGCCGCGGCCAAAGACCGCACCACGCTGATCATTACTCACCGCCTGTCGCAGATCCGCTGGGCAGACCAGATCGTCGTGCTGCGCGGCGGCAAGGTGGCCGCCGCAGGCAGCCACGACGACTTAATGAAAACATCGCCGGCGTACCGGCGCATCTTTAGCGAGTAG
- a CDS encoding ABC transporter ATP-binding protein, with translation MGFFSGLDVEAYDRQYTDRQLVDRMAHYFRPHMGAILTIGLTALFTAVSGAAVPLLLSRALDLVGDQIGNAQVIAVTAIVTVSGVLIWLTNWWRRRLTARVIGDVVMEIRKDGFRAAAAHDLSFYDDNPSAKVVSRITSDTRDFGDMIVLITDLISQFGLALLLAISLIFVQGFLSLLLFAQLPFFYLAAVAFRAAARRTTQRGMRAMGNVNAAIKETISGISVAKNFRQEGMIFDEFNDANTSSFDVNIRRGFVLSAVFPVLNGLSAIGTGLLLYVGGLNVVNGIITAGAWFLFLQSLDRFFFPVLNLSSFWTQLQSGLSAAERSFALIDADPKVVQTGNEAVGRLRGDILFENIIFRYTERETVLNGFSLHIKPGENVALVGHTGAGKSSIAKLVARFYEFQEGRLEVDGRDIRTLDLAQYRRQLGIVSQIPFLFAGSVAENIRYARPDIREAEILELAGKIGDGEWLETLPDGLETQVGERGGRLSMGQRQLVSLLRVLVQRPSIFILDEATASIDPFTEWQIQQALNLILKESTSILIAHRLSTVKAADRIIVLQQGRIIEEGDHDGLLAAGGHYAGLYNTYFRHQSLAYIEESRKLSNGDAAAPAA, from the coding sequence ATGGGTTTCTTTTCTGGACTTGATGTAGAAGCATACGACCGCCAGTACACCGACCGCCAGTTGGTCGATCGCATGGCGCATTATTTTCGCCCGCATATGGGCGCCATCCTGACGATTGGCTTGACTGCGCTGTTCACCGCCGTCTCCGGCGCGGCGGTGCCCTTGCTGCTCTCCCGCGCCCTGGATCTGGTCGGCGATCAGATCGGCAACGCCCAAGTCATCGCTGTCACCGCCATTGTGACCGTCTCTGGCGTGCTGATCTGGCTGACCAACTGGTGGCGCCGCCGTTTGACGGCCCGGGTGATCGGCGACGTGGTCATGGAGATCCGCAAAGACGGCTTTCGCGCCGCCGCGGCCCACGATCTGTCTTTCTATGACGACAATCCCTCGGCCAAGGTGGTCTCGCGTATCACCTCCGACACGCGTGACTTTGGCGACATGATCGTGCTGATCACCGATCTGATCTCGCAGTTCGGTTTGGCGCTACTGCTGGCGATCAGCCTGATCTTTGTGCAGGGCTTTCTCTCACTCCTGTTGTTCGCCCAGCTGCCCTTCTTTTACTTGGCAGCAGTGGCCTTCCGCGCCGCGGCCCGTCGGACCACTCAGCGCGGCATGCGCGCCATGGGCAACGTCAACGCCGCCATCAAGGAGACGATCAGCGGCATTTCGGTCGCCAAGAACTTCCGCCAGGAAGGAATGATCTTTGACGAATTCAACGACGCCAACACCAGTTCGTTTGACGTCAACATTCGCCGCGGTTTCGTACTCTCTGCGGTGTTCCCGGTGCTCAACGGCCTATCGGCCATCGGCACCGGCCTGTTGCTGTATGTCGGCGGCCTCAACGTGGTCAACGGCATTATCACTGCTGGCGCCTGGTTCCTCTTCCTGCAGAGCCTGGACCGCTTCTTTTTCCCCGTGCTAAACCTCTCCTCGTTTTGGACGCAGCTGCAGTCCGGCCTCTCAGCGGCTGAGCGCTCTTTCGCGTTGATTGACGCCGATCCCAAGGTGGTGCAAACCGGCAACGAAGCGGTGGGTCGCCTGCGCGGCGATATTCTCTTTGAGAACATCATTTTCCGCTACACCGAACGCGAAACCGTGCTCAATGGCTTCAGTTTGCACATCAAGCCGGGCGAAAATGTGGCCCTGGTAGGGCACACCGGCGCGGGCAAGTCATCGATCGCCAAGCTGGTGGCGCGCTTCTACGAATTTCAGGAAGGCCGCCTGGAAGTGGACGGCCGCGACATCCGCACGCTGGACCTGGCGCAGTACCGCCGCCAGCTCGGTATTGTCTCGCAGATCCCCTTCCTGTTCGCTGGCAGCGTGGCCGAGAACATCCGCTACGCTCGCCCGGACATCCGCGAGGCCGAAATTCTGGAACTGGCCGGCAAGATCGGTGACGGCGAATGGCTGGAGACGCTGCCGGACGGCCTGGAGACCCAGGTCGGCGAACGCGGCGGGCGCCTGTCCATGGGCCAGCGCCAGCTGGTTTCGCTGCTGCGCGTGCTGGTGCAGCGCCCGTCCATCTTCATCCTGGACGAGGCCACCGCCAGCATTGACCCCTTCACCGAATGGCAGATCCAGCAGGCGCTCAACTTGATCCTCAAAGAGAGCACCAGCATTCTCATTGCCCACCGCCTCTCCACGGTCAAGGCCGCTGACCGCATCATCGTGCTGCAGCAGGGCCGCATCATCGAAGAAGGCGACCACGACGGCTTGCTGGCCGCGGGCGGCCACTATGCCGGCCTGTACAACACCTATTTCCGCCATCAAAGCCTGGCGTATATCGAAGAGAGTCGCAAGCTCTCCAACGGCGACGCGGCTGCCCCGGCGGCTTAG